The genomic region CTATTTTtcctgtccatgttgtcattattgctGTTAGCGACTTGCACAAACTTCAAAGTGTGAAATATCCTGTTATTCTGTGACAGTTGTGTCAAATCTAGTATCAGCTGAAAAGCACAAATTCATTATAGTGTGTGCAAGCACCAATCCGCCGCATGTCCTGCCGCTTTAAGAGACATGCTATAACATGCAACACAACAAATTAAAGACTTTATATGTAATGTTGTTGCTAAAAATAGAATAATCAATGTATCTTGCCGAAATAATCAATGGACACATACTGAAACGAGCTTTTCAGCTGATACTAGATTTGACACAACTGTCACAGAATAACAGGATATTTCACACTTTGAAGTTTGTGCAAGTCGCTAACtgcaataatgacaacatggacaggaAAAATATGCCTATTTAGTTGATCTAACCTTTCCCCAAACCATCCCATGGGCCAGATTGACACCCCTGACATGAATGTTGGATTGCTTGTTTAACCCCTTACTCTCTGAAGGCATTTTTAAGGATTTCATGCTTAAACGGAATAACCAAAAGTAAAGAGCTTACAAGTCTCACAAAAATATATCAAAGAGGGTCAATTGCATGGTATCAATTCAtagaaaacctttcaaaatttCAAGAAAATATATCAGGATCACACTCAGACACTCTCATGCTACAACACTGCTGATAACTACAAAAAATGAGCgctaaaaataaacttttcaggTATCACTCATGTTTGACATTAAACATTTTAGACAGTAAGTATACAAGGTCATCAGGTTAACTTTGTCTCATTTAGACTACTGCAATTCCCTTTATATTGGAATTAATTAATCTGCCCTCAATCGTCTACAATTGGTCCAACATGTTAATCTCACTACACTGGCTAACGGTCAGATACAGAattgatttaaacattttattattcgtTTAAAAAACCATTAAACAACCAAGCGCCTCCGTATCTTTCAAATTTGCTGTGTCCCCACATGCCTACTCGCTCCCTAAGATCTGGGGACTGTGGCTTGCTCTACGTTCCCAGATCCAGATTAAAGCAAAGAGGAAATCGAGCCTTTGCCATTGCTGGCCCAAAGCTCTGGAATAGTCTGCCAGCTCATATCAGAACTGCTCCTATTCTACCTGTTTTTAAGTCTAGGTTAAGGACCCACCTCTTTTCATTGCCTTGTGTGTCTACCTTTTTTTATCTTGTCCTTTGCTGTTTGGTTTTATTGCTCTGTATATtgtactgtacagcactttggtcaactttgGTTGTTTTTAAACGTGCTCAACAAATAAACTTTGACTTgactttgtgttgttttccaaCATGTCATCTATACcaggaaaaaaaattgtgttgataGGACATAAACAAAAGTTATAGCATATGGAACCATGGTGGCCAAGGTGGATTTTTATTTATAGTGTCCAAAAATCTCTCCAAACAAGTATTcaggtgttttattgaacattaaaacagaataaTTGAAAACTAAGaatgaaaaatctgaaaaaatataaaaatacttacTGCCTAATAATTTAAAATGATCACATTGGCTTCTTATTCCATCACTCCAACAAATGTGCGTTGAGCACCCTCTTGTGTGCAGTCTATGTATGTGCGCTCAGGGTCTGCTGACCCATGTGGGACACAAGCCTGATTCCAAATATGGAGTCTACACTCTCTAGACATCCAGTGAGAATGATCTAACACATCTGTGACATTAAGGATCATGTTTTAATGAATCAATCCCAGAGAAACCGTCCCTAGAGAGAGACGCCATTAGCGATAGCAACCATAGCTGTCATGACACTCTGAGTAATATTTCAGCATCTACTCATCATTGcacattgtgtgtgggcttgtttgattcaGGATCACCTACTGTTAGTTGTGATATGTCATTTTCTATATCAAGTTTACTTTtcttaaagtaataaaaataaaagtggtggtcttgggtagctcagcgagtatttatgctgactaccacccctggagtcgcgagtttgaatccagggcctgctgagtgactccagccaggtctcctaagcaagcaaattggcccggttgctagggagggtagagtcacatggggtaacctcctcgtggccactatgtgtggttctcgctctcggtagggcacgtggcgagttgtgtgtggatgccgcctccacacacgctatgtctctgtggtaatgtgctcaacaagccacgtgacaagatgcacggattgacggtctcagacgcggaggcaactgagattcatcctccgccacccggattgaggcaagtcactacgccaccacgaggacttagagcacattgggaattgggcattccaaataaaaaaattaaaaaatcaaaatGTGATGATATTTCTGTTTATCCATTTATTATACATATGGATTTCACACACTAACACTCACTGTAGTTtggtctctgagtgaaacaaatttgcttgtTATATTCttcataatatattaaaaaaaaactttgtgatCAGCACCCCCTTGAGGGCCTGGTACCAGGTCGCTCCAGGTTTATTAAGTTATAAGAAAAAAAGGTAATTATAACTGAAATGAAAATGTGTTCTGGtattatttgaacattttaaatggcACAGGTGCAAATGTTTGTATGATATGAGAATGATACTTAAGGTTTGGAGACCCAATAAACAATCAAAGCCTACCTGACCCAATTAACATAAAACACTACTATGAAATAAACAGATATATTTTACATCTAAAACCCCACAAACaatcaaatataatatatttctAATTAGGCTATGCAATGAGTCCCTTTCAAAGCATTtgataaatgaataaaagtaaaataatttactTTGGAGCAGTTCAGACCTTGTGACTCTTTAATATGAAATGCATCCGTTAAACATTTTGCCGTTTAAGGGAAAGATACTCTTCTGAACAAATAATTCCATTTGCCCTTACATTTTCTTTGTTGTACAAGCACAAACTTCACCACAACAAGCAATCATGGAGAAATTCCATCTTTGTGTTCATCTCAGTTTTAGACTATTCACTTGCAAGCGTTAGCCCTGAAGATGACTGGGCAGTACATTTCTTTTGGGCAATTCCTTTTCTAGTATGAATTGTTTGATGCTTTTCTAAGCGGGCGGTTTTAAAAAAGGCTTTCCCACACTCAATGCACACATGAGTTTTTACTTCAGTATGTATTTTcttgtgtctctttaaatgtgaTGGAAAAAGGAAATTTTTAccacactgatcacagttaaaCAGACTTTCTCCAGAGTGAGAACGaagatgatattttaaataaaatgagtcTACAAATCTCTTGCCACACTCAGAACACTGGTGTGCTTTCTCACCAGAATGCATTCTCCCATGACTGATTAGGCTACTGTATTgcttgaaactctttccacattgatggCATGAGTAAGGCCTCTCACCTGTGTGAATTCTAATGTGCCTCTTAAGATGTTCTTgaagagtgaaactctttccacactgagggcaagtgtaaggcttctctccagtgtgagtcCTGATGTGCTTCACAAGGTTTCCTTTACTTGCGACAGCCCTTCCACAGTGAGGGCATATATAcggtttttctccagtgtgagtCTTTACATGCTTCTTCAGGTTTTCGTTacatgtgaaactctttccacactgatggcatgtgaaaggcttctctccagtgtgagctTTTATGTGAAACTGAAGGCTACTTTTGTGtgcgaaactctttccacactgagtgcattTGAAAGGCCTCTCTCCGGTGTGAGTTATCATGTGATTCCTAAGGCTTCTTCTttttttgaaactctttccacactgtgtGCAGGTGTTATGATTTTTGGCTTCTGTTTTTTTCTGTGAGAAATTGTTTTCAGTCTGAAAGAATATAAAATATGTTTCTCCGTTTGAGAGACCAGGTTCCTGATACTTACGTTTCTTCTCCAATTCATTCAgttctttcacttccatcaggtctataattaatatattaaatgaacaaaaatcaatgcaagcacaactaataaaaGGTGAAACAAGAAATAAAAGTGACCCCAAATGGCTAAAAGCAACATATATCAAGTATgccaaattaatatttaatttactgaTGTTTAACTGTGTTAATATAATCAGAGCTGGTAATTAACTGCTTATTACAACAGTATGTTATTTATAAGCTCCTACTATTTAGAAATTACAAATTAAGTGAACTGCCTGATGTTTCGTTCATCAGTATGGAGTGTTAAACCTGTcaaatttaaatgaagaaataaaaaatgaaacaccCACTACCGTTGAGTGATATGCCGAGTTAAATGAATAAACAGCCcaaagagaataaaataaaaatagatgcaAACTAGtggtaaaatgaaaaacaagggacatttattgatttatttagtaaCTTGAGTAATTTAATAATTTGATCGTTTTTCATAATTTAAaccatatatttaaatatttaaatgattacTTAATGGTTTAATTGAGTACTTTGGCCCTCTATAAAATGAAAAAGCAAGCATAAatttgcaacaaaaaaataaataaataataattaaaaaaaaattatatatatatataaaaattccccaaaaagCATTTTCTTCCATGAGATGTTCAgccatgatgtcaatttgtagacAAACCCCGAAGGCTAATTTGGCATGTTCCCTCTGGAATTTTCTATGGATACTTATAATGGGGTTTGTCaatttataagtaaaataaaatcTGTGGTAAACTTTACGTAATGGTACTTGGACGTTGTTTtagaatatacactaccggtcaaaagttttgaaacacttattctttattacaatttttttttttcacattttagaataataataataaagtcattaaaactatggaataacataaatggaactatgagaattatgttgtgactataaaaatccaaaataaatcaaaactgtgttatattttagcatcttcaaagtagtcaccctttgcctagaatttgcagaaatgtactcttgacattttctcaaccaacttcttgaggtatctccctgggatgctttttaaacagtattgaaggagttcctatctatgtTGGGCTATCTATCTATAGATatcattggctgcttttctttattatttggtccaagtcatccatttcaaaaacttttttttttttatataaaattttagttttattatgaaataaattaatatggtggcacaattatatttttgtctacaaaactaatttcaaacatttaagcatacgccatcagatcaaaagatttttaagatcatgagaaacagttcagtcaagtgtttcaaaacttttgaccagtagtgtacattACACACAGTAACACCTCAATTGTGCcgttgtgtcttttaaaaatacatgtttctAACCAgtcgctaaataaggactacaacagtcATCAGTTTCATCCAGAAATTTGTCCACTGATGCTCAAGTTAGCTGTAGTCCTTAATTAGGATTGTATCTTCAAAAttaacatttgaggtatgactgtatgTGATTTTAAGTTGTAAAGTTGTAATTTGACGTGAAAGTCTTTTCAAGTCATTTTACCCACAGGCCTTATTCTACTCATATATCAAAATCTGCCATTTTAAAAACCCATACGAAATTCCCAAGTGAATCCATGGCTTGAAAATGCTAATTGGATTTTGGACTGCAACCTTAATAGCTCTACAATAGTGACAGAattcaaattaaaatgcaaacttaagttttatttatttttaacaaatttcagttttcattttcaaagtCAGTGTGTAAATTCTATGTTAAAGAGTGCAGTGGTAGATAGATGCAAATATTATAGGGTAGTTATTGATTaatcagtcatcatttatttgatgttattaattAAATGAATCAATAATAGTAATGAAAAGAAATGTGGAAGATCTACAGCATTTACCATGCTAAGGATCTTGTTTCAATGAGAGGAGCACAGCATGTATTCACAGGGTGATAGGATCCAAGGGATGCAGACTTTCCATTAGCCACTCTGTCACTTCATGTAAATACCAAGATTATTTCTAATcatatcaaattttattttgggcATGTT from Myxocyprinus asiaticus isolate MX2 ecotype Aquarium Trade chromosome 5, UBuf_Myxa_2, whole genome shotgun sequence harbors:
- the LOC127440835 gene encoding gastrula zinc finger protein XlCGF7.1-like isoform X2; the encoded protein is MTKACFQLSGEKSLRLIKEESADMSDPEACRMNHENTEEQTDLMEVKELNELEKKRKYQEPGLSNGETYFIFFQTENNFSQKKTEAKNHNTCTQCGKSFKKRRSLRNHMITHTGERPFKCTQCGKSFAHKSSLQFHIKAHTGEKPFTCHQCGKSFTCNENLKKHVKTHTGEKPYICPHCGRAVASKGNLVKHIRTHTGEKPYTCPQCGKSFTLQEHLKRHIRIHTGENKILTLAEPDREALDGAFGTCEAEYR
- the LOC127440835 gene encoding gastrula zinc finger protein XlCGF8.2DB-like isoform X1 — its product is MTKACFQLSGEKSLRLIKEESADMSDPEACRMNHENTEEQTDLMEVKELNELEKKRKYQEPGLSNGETYFIFFQTENNFSQKKTEAKNHNTCTQCGKSFKKRRSLRNHMITHTGERPFKCTQCGKSFAHKSSLQFHIKAHTGEKPFTCHQCGKSFTCNENLKKHVKTHTGEKPYICPHCGRAVASKGNLVKHIRTHTGEKPYTCPQCGKSFTLQEHLKRHIRIHTGERPYSCHQCGKSFKQYSSLISHGRMHSGEKAHQCSECGKRFVDSFYLKYHLRSHSGESLFNCDQCGKNFLFPSHLKRHKKIHTEVKTHVCIECGKAFFKTARLEKHQTIHTRKGIAQKKCTAQSSSGLTLASE